A region of Vicugna pacos chromosome 7, VicPac4, whole genome shotgun sequence DNA encodes the following proteins:
- the HILPDA gene encoding LOW QUALITY PROTEIN: hypoxia-inducible lipid droplet-associated protein (The sequence of the model RefSeq protein was modified relative to this genomic sequence to represent the inferred CDS: inserted 1 base in 1 codon), which produces MKHMLNLYLLGVALTLFSIFVRLIESLGGLLGSPLPGSPSTTRGRIANTEPXKRLPEHPSRGM; this is translated from the exons ATGAAGCATATGTTGAACCTCTATCTCTTAGGTGTGGCGCTGACCCTGTTCTCCATCTTCGTTAGACTGATAGAATCCCTGGGAGGCTTACTGGGGAGCCCATTGCCTGGGAGCCCTAGCACCACCAGAGGTCGAATAGCCAACACAGAGC CCAAGCGCCTTCCAGAACATCCATCCAGAGGGATGTGA